The genomic interval GACCCGGTAGACGCCGGGGACGACCCCGGACAACGGCAGGCGCGCGCGCCACTCGCCGTGGTGCCAGCCAGGCTCGACGAGCCCCGTCGAGACGACGACACCCTCGGCGTCGTCGCACACCAGCATGACGACGAGCTCGCGGCCCTGCTCGTGCGTCCCGAGGCCGAGCTCGCCCGAGGCGACGAGGTGGGCGCCCGCGTCGGGCTCGTCCGTCACGACATGATGACGGTCGACGTGGACGAACCCGTCGACGAACTCGTCGACGTTGACCCACCGGGTCGCGTGAGCCTGGTTGAACCAGGTGTCGGTGACCCGGGCGGCGACGGGCCGCACGCCCATGTGGCGACGCGACAGCGCGCCGTCCTCGAACCGCACGAGCCAGCGCCCGCCCTCGACCCGCCCGGTGCGCATGACGTCCGCCACACTCACCTCGACCTCGGCGCCTTCGACCCGCGAGCCGTGCGCCCGGCCTGCGACGGCGAACCCGTCGAACGTGGAGAGGGTGCGCGGGCAGTCGGTCACCTCAAGTCGCGGTGCGACGTAAGGATCGGTGTCGGTCTCGGCCCTCAAGGCCGTCGGCTCATCGACGAGCGACATGGTTCGCGCCTTCCTGCGGGTCCCTGGTGACGCCCATCCTGTTGCATCGTTTTCGCTCGCCTCCAACGATGCGGTCGCAACTGAGTACTGGGCCGCTCCCGCTAGAGTGGCCGCATCCCGCCGCGACTCCAGGCCGTCGCACGACCGCGGCCAGCGCGCCACCGGATGCGACGTCCCCAGCGTCGCGCGAACGCGCGGCGAGTAGCGTTGTACCAGGCACCGGGAGCACCCGGTGCGTTCATCCAGGGAGAACGAGTGACCGACGGCATCGCGAGTCCCCCACGGCCCCTCGGAGCGCCGGAAGGCCCGCACGGCTATGGCCAGCGGATGGAGCGCATGGTGGCGATGGCTGCCGCCGAGGCTGCGGAGGCCGTGAGCGACGCACGCGAGAAGGCCGCGCAGCTGCTCGCCGACGCTCGCCGCGACGCCGACGCCAGATTGTCCGAGGCCCAGGTCCAGGCGACGACGACGGTCGCCTCCGCGCGCGCGGGGCCGAGCGGCTTCTCGCCGAGGGACGCGACGACGCGCAGACCACGCGCCGCCAGGCGACCGCCGCCGCCGAGAGCCTCACCCGCGAGGCCCAGCAGGCCGCCGCGGACGAACGCCGTCGCGCCGAGCACGACGCCCACGTCACCGTCGCCGACGCCGAGGAGAAGGCACACCGCCTCGTCGAGGAAGCCCGCGCCCAGGCGGCACGCCTCGAGGCTCGCGCCCAGGCGCTGCGCGACGAGGCCGAGGCCACCCGTGCCCAGGCACTCACCGAGGCCGACGAGATCCGTCGCACCGCGGTCGCCGATGCCGACGAGAAGACGGCCACCGCGTCCGCACACGCCGCCAGCCTTGTCGCCGAGGCCCAGGCCGAGGTCGCGCGCGTACGCGCGGAGGCCGAGCGCAGCACGCGAGAGCTCGTGCAGCGCCGCGACCAGATCGCCGTGCAGCTCGAGGCGCTGCGCCGCTCGCTCGGGCTCGGTGGCACCGCCGCCCCAGCCTCCACCACCACGAACCACGGAGTCGAACAGTGAGGCCCTGGCGCCGCTCCAACCCGCACGACGAGGCCACCGGACCGGAGACGCCCCGGCCCTGGTGGGACAAGGCCCAGGGCGTGCCCGCACCGCCCGACTTCGACGCCATCGTCGGCGACGCACCTCCGCTTGAGCCACCCGTCGACGCCGTGCCGCCGGCAGGTGTGTACGCGCCGGTCCGCCGCACCGTGCTGGGCGGGATCACGCGACCGGCCGGCCCCTCCGACCAGGCGCCGCCGCCGTTCGACCCGGTGCTGCCGCCGTCGTTCGCACCGTCGGCGCCCCCCGCCGACGCGTTCGCGCCGCCGGCGGACGCGAGCGCGGAGGAGCGCGACGATGCAGACGGGATCGGTGCCGCGGTCGGCGCCGACGAGACGAGCGCCGACGAGACGAGCGCCGACCAGACGAGCGCCGAGCTGGCCGGCCCGGACCCGGTGAACACCGCCGACACCAGCGTCGGCGTGGACGAGGCCGGCTGGGACACGGCCGGCGAGGACGAGGCCGGCTGGGACACGGCCGGCGAGGACGGGGCCGACGAGGACGAGGCCGGCTGGGACACGGCCCGCCGGGACGAGGCCGGCGAGCCGGGCGCGGCGCGGCACGACGAGGAGCTCGACGTACCGACAGCGCTCGACGTGCCGGCGAACCTCGCCGGGACAGACCTCGAGCTGCCCGAGACCAGCGAGCCTGCAACGGACTCCGACGGCCACGAGGACGGGCACGAGGACGGGCACGAGGACGGCCACGAGGACGACCCCGCAGACGGCACCGGGTACGGCGCTGAGGACGGCACCGACGACGGCACCGCCGCGGGAAGCGACGCACCCGTCGACGCCTGGTCGGACACCGACGAGGGTCAGGCGGACGACGGCCTGGCCGACGCGGGCTGGGGCGACCCGCTGACGGACCACGCCATCCCCGTCGACGCCCTCACCGCGGAGAGCCTGCCCGAGGACGTCTCCGCCGACGTCCCTGACGCGGTCGCCGAGCACGGCACGCTCGCCGACGACGACCCGCCCGTGCCTGTTGCCGACACGGTCGTCGGCTTCGGCGAGCGCATCGAACGGCTCGTCGCCGCCGCCGTCGCCGAGGCGGAGAACACGCGCGCCGACGCCGAGAAGGAGGCCGAGCAGCTCGTCCAGTCCTCCCGCCTCGACGCCGAGCACACCGTCGCGGCGGCGCAGCGGCAGGCTTCCGCCTTGATCGCCTCGGCGCAGCGCCGCTGCGAGGACGAGCTCGCGGCCGCCCAGCGCACGCGCCACGAGGCGGAGGAGGCGATCGCCCAGGCGCGGCAGGAGGCCGAGGAGCTGCGCATGCGGGTCCGCAACGAGGTGTCGGAGCTGCGCGCCGAGATCGACCAGCACGCGCAGTCGATGCTCGCCCGCGCGCACGCCGACACGAACCGCACGCTCGCCGAGGCGCGCGCCGAGCTCGACGAGCTCGCCGCGCGCAAGACCGAGCTCGAGGCTCAGCTCGCCTCCATCCGGTCCTTGCTCAGCGACGCCGTCGTCGCTCCGCTGCCCCAGGAGGTCAGCGGGTTCCTCCACGTGCCCGCACACGACGCGGGCACGGAGACGGGCGCGGGCACGGAGACGGGCACGGAGACGGGCACGACGACGTACGGCGAGGCCACGGACGGCGAGGCCACCGGCGAGGCACCCTCCGAGGATCTCGAGAGTGCCATGGCCGACGACACCGACGAGGCAGCCGACGACGAGGCAGCCGGCGACGAGACGCCCGACGAGGACACGCACCCTGAAGGCGGCCTCGCGGGCGAGGCGGTGCAGGCCTGAGGCCGGCGGCGCCGACCCCGGGCACCGGCTGACCACGCGCACGAGGCACGGCCCGCGCCGAGCGCGGGCCCGAGCGTGTCCGCGACGTCCCGGCCTGCGGCGACCTCTCGCCTTCGGCCAGGTCCGCGCGCCCAGGCGCGCAGCCCCGTGTGCGCGTGCGGGCGCGATGCTCCCCGCGGCGCCTGCCGTCTGATGCGCCCAGCGCCAGCCGCCCCTCGCTTCGCGCTCCCCCACCGAGACTCGGAGGATGACGGCCACCTCGACCAGGCTCGGGAGGCGACGACTGGGCATCTCCGGCCGGCGCCGCCCGCCGCGCGACGTGCCGCCGCGCACCGCGCTGCGGGCGGGGGTCGTCGTCTACATCGCCCGGCACGCCGCCGACGCCGGGCTGACCCCGGCCCGCGTCGCGGCACGGTTCGGCGTCTCCCCGCGGACGCTGAGCAGGGCGTTCGCGCGCACCGCGCTCGACGTGCCCGGCCACATCGCGCACGCGCGTCTCGACCTCGCTCTCGAGGCGCTCCGCGACGCGCGCCTGGCCCACCTCGACGACGACGCGGTCGCCGCCCGCTGCGGGTACCGGTCCG from Xylanimonas allomyrinae carries:
- a CDS encoding ATP synthase F0 subunit B, translated to MRPWRRSNPHDEATGPETPRPWWDKAQGVPAPPDFDAIVGDAPPLEPPVDAVPPAGVYAPVRRTVLGGITRPAGPSDQAPPPFDPVLPPSFAPSAPPADAFAPPADASAEERDDADGIGAAVGADETSADETSADQTSAELAGPDPVNTADTSVGVDEAGWDTAGEDEAGWDTAGEDGADEDEAGWDTARRDEAGEPGAARHDEELDVPTALDVPANLAGTDLELPETSEPATDSDGHEDGHEDGHEDGHEDDPADGTGYGAEDGTDDGTAAGSDAPVDAWSDTDEGQADDGLADAGWGDPLTDHAIPVDALTAESLPEDVSADVPDAVAEHGTLADDDPPVPVADTVVGFGERIERLVAAAVAEAENTRADAEKEAEQLVQSSRLDAEHTVAAAQRQASALIASAQRRCEDELAAAQRTRHEAEEAIAQARQEAEELRMRVRNEVSELRAEIDQHAQSMLARAHADTNRTLAEARAELDELAARKTELEAQLASIRSLLSDAVVAPLPQEVSGFLHVPAHDAGTETGAGTETGTETGTTTYGEATDGEATGEAPSEDLESAMADDTDEAADDEAAGDETPDEDTHPEGGLAGEAVQA
- a CDS encoding helix-turn-helix domain-containing protein produces the protein MTATSTRLGRRRLGISGRRRPPRDVPPRTALRAGVVVYIARHAADAGLTPARVAARFGVSPRTLSRAFARTALDVPGHIAHARLDLALEALRDARLAHLDDDAVAARCGYRSATGLRCAVVAATGMSPAGYRGLVLDGPRQGSGAPA